In Edaphobacter aggregans, the sequence AATCAATGGCGCTCGAGTGGCACCTTCGGGCGGGTGGCCCATACATAAAAACCCGCCGACACATTGGGTGCCCCATTCATGCGGTCTCATCGCATGAGTGGGGCATTCGCGCAAAGCGCGAACCGCTCTCCCATCCCAGCCACAAGTCCCAGCACGCAGTCCGAACATTACAGAAACGAAGCAAAGAGCATCTAGGTAAGCCAAGCCTTCAGGCTTGGCCCTCTCCCGCACGCCTAAGAAAGGGGCTTTAGCCCCTGGGGTATGCCTTCCACCGATCCGCCCCCTAAAAACCTGTCAAGCCCCACTCCAACCTAACCCATTCCCCCACAACAACATCCATCTGCCAATTAATTACCCTCAACCAGCTAAAATAGAACTAGAGAACAAAAGAGCCACGGACAGCGGTGGCTCTTTGCCGTTAAAGAACCGAAGTCCAGACCTAAACCATCTAGTTCGAAGACTTTAGGACTAAAAGTACGGGGAGGGGGTACCACCCACACAAAAACAGATCCGTAAAATCCGTGCCTATCCGTGGTCAAGCCTTTCGTCTCCACCACAGGACCGAAGTCCAGACCTAACTCGCCTACTTCGAAGACTTTAGGACCGAAAGTACCCAAGGGGCATACCACCCAAACACTTGTAACTCCAACCAAGGCATGAGACCATCCCACCAGCAGGAGACCCATCCGTGCAGCGGCGTGACTTCCTCAGGTACACCAGCCTCACCCTGGCCCAGGCAGCAACAACCCGGCTCCTGCCCGCCCAGATGCCGATGGCACAGGACCACGGCTCCACTCCCGCCCCCGAGGGCAAAGCCGACTACACCCTCCACATCGCCCCCGTCACCGTCGAGCTCGCCCCCGAGCGAGTCATCAGCACCATCGGCTACAACGGCCTCACCCCCGGCCCCGTCCTTCGAATGAAAGAAGGCAAACCCATCACCGTCGACGTCATCAACTCCACCGACGTCCCCGAACTGGTCCACTGGCACGGCCTCCTCATCCCCGCCGAAGTCGACGGAGTCGAAGAAGAAGCCACGCCCTTCGTCCCGCCACAAGGTCGCCGACGCTACCAGTTCACCCCGCGCCCAGCCGGCTCCCGCTGGTACCACTCCCACGCCATGGCCTTCTCCGACCTCCACAAAGGCGCCTACACCGGCCAGTTCGGCTTCCTCCACATCGACTCCGGCAACGACCCCGGCCAGTACGATCAGGAAATCTTCCTCGCCCTCCGCGACTGGGAGCCCTTCTTCACCACCTTCATGGACGACACCGACGAGGAGGGCCAGAACGACCCGCAACTGGAGAAGCCCGCTGTCCTCAACACCGCCCCGAACGGCCTCGAGGTCAACTCCATGACTTACTCCATCAACGACAAGTCCCTCGGTGCCGGCGAACCCATCCGCGTCAAGGAAGGCCAGCGCATCCTCCTCCACCTCCTCAACGCCAGCGCCATCGAGAACCGCCGCATCGCCCTTCCCGGCCACAAGTTCCGGGTCATCGCCCTCGACGGCAACCCCGTCCCTTCACCCCAACTCGTCGAGACCCTCTTCCTCGGCGCCGGCGAGCGCATCGACGCCACCGTCGAGATGACCAACCCCGGCGTCTGGATCCTCGGCGCCACCGAAGACCCCATCCGCGCCGCCGGCCTCGGCATCGTCGTCGAGTACGCCAACCAGCACCATCCACCCCAGTGGATCAAGCCCTCCACCCTACGCTGGGACTACGCCATCTTCTCCGCCCCCGAAGGCACCCACCCCACCCCACCCCCAGACCACACCTTCGACATGACCTTCGAAAAAATTCCAAGCGGCTCCGGCAAATTCAACACCTGGCTAGTCAACGGCAAACCCTATCCTCACGAGAACGAATTCGTCCTCCAGCAGGGTGCACGCTACCGCCTTATCTTCCGCAACCGCACTGACGACGCTCACCCCATGCACCTCCACCGCCATCAACTCGAACTCACCGAGATCAACGGCCGCAAAACCTCCGGCATCATCAAGGACACCGTAGTAGTCCCCTATTACGGCCGAGCCAGCGTCGACTTTACCGCCAACCAACCCGGCCTCACCCTCTTCCACTGCCACATCCAGCAGCACATGGACTTCGGCTTCAAAGCCCTCTTCCGCTATGTCTAGATAAGTAACCGAGCAGCTAATTGCGACGACCCAGGGTTGGGCGATCGTCGGTGGTGCTGGAGCCGTTGCCGTTATTGGGGTTATTGGGATCGTTGTTGCCGCTCCCGCTGCTGGTTCGTCGCAGGGTGGGCTTGTTGCCGTTACCCTTGTCGTTGAGCTTGCGCTTGTTTTCGATGCGGGCGAGGCGGGCTTTGACATCGTCAAACTCGCTCGTGGTGACGATGTAGTCAGGCTTGGCAGGCATGATGGTCGCAATCTCGTCCTCAGAGTGTGCGATGCGATCCGGCGTCTGGGGGTGGTCGGCGAAGACCTTGGAAAGGGTGCCGGGTTTGTGCTTCTCTAGTGCGTCGATCTTCTCGAAGAACTGGATGAAGGCCTGTGGGTCGTAGCCAGCCTTGTACATGTATTGGAGGCCAAGCCAGTCGGCCTCAGCCTCATCGATGCGGGAGAACTTGAGGAAAGTGATTGGGATGGCGAGCTGGGTCGCCTCATAGATGCCGTAGCCGGTCCAGGTGCCCTGGGTAAAGATGATCAGGGGGATGGAGCCGATCTGGACGTAGTTCATCTTCGTCATCTGGCGGGCTGCGTGGTGGGCACAGACGTGGGCCGTCTCGTGGGCCATGACGCCGGCGAGTTCGGCCTCTTCATCAGCGGCTAGGATAAGGCCGGAGTTGACGTAGAAGAAGCCGCCGGGGAGCGCCATGGCGTTGATCTCATCGGAATCGAGAACTTTGATGGTAAAGGGAACCTTGCAGTCGGAGTTCTTGACGATGTTCTGGCCGATGCGGTTGACGTACTCGACAATGACGGGGTCGGTGACGAGATGGGCAGACTTCTCGATTTCCATGGAGTAAGACTTGCCGTTGCGGATCTCCCAGTCGGTGGAATACCAGTTTCCAATGCCGCGTCCGCCGATGTTGCGGGTGCCGACGGCGTTGACGTCATCTTCGCTGCCGGGCTTGATATGGGGATCGAGATGCTCACCGGGGGATGGGAGGGAATCGGCCTTCTTGCTGGCAGTGTCTGTAGCCTTGCTGTCAGTGGTCTTACTGTCGGCCTTAACAGTGTCGGGCGCCTTGGAGTCCGCGTCCACTGTGGTTGGTTTGGTGGTGTCAGGTGTCTTGGTGTCGGTAGTGGTCGACGTGGTGGTGTCGGGTGCCTTGGTGTCCGTTGCCGTGGGCTTGGTTGTGTTGGACGTCTTGCTGTCCGCTGGTGCGGTGGACTTGGAGGCCTTGGAGTTCCGAGGTGGTGGTGGAGTATCGGTTGGCTGTACGGAAGGCTCAGTGGTCTGCTGGTTGTCCGGTGACGCTGCCTGCGGATTCGTCGGTTGGGTGCTGCTTGGCTGGGTGGCCTGGGCATAGGAGAGAATGGTCGAGAGAGCGATGGAAGCGGCTAGACTGAAGCGCGCGACGTTACGCATAGGGTTTCTCCTCTGGGCCGCTTCCCTGTTTTTCGTGGCTGGATGCAGCTCGACACTTGCTTAGACGTAGTATGCGCCTTTTTGTTGCGTTAGGACAGGGCGTCGGGGGCTTTTGGAGGGATGTTTCGGGGTCACAGCTTCCTGGTTTTACCAGGTGTTGTAAGAGGTGCCTTCGGAAGAGGTTTCCTGGGCGCCGGAGTGAACGTCGCTGATACCGGATTGGGTCTGGTCGATGGTCATCAGGGAGTCGTCCTGGACAGCGAGCCACGTGTCGCTACGGTGGGTAAAGGGATCGACAGGCATGGCTTTGAGGTAGCCAGCCTGGACGAGATCGTCAAGGGTTTGTGGAGCCTTTTCTTTGTCGACGGTGTAGGAGTCGATGGCGGTGCGCATGGTGTGGAGGTCTTCCTTGAGGACGGCCTCGCGTGCGTGGCGCACGTTATTCATATAAGAAGGGATAGCGATCGCTGCCAGCGTGGCAATGATGATCATAACGATCATCAACTCGAGGAGAGTGAACCCTTGCTCGGCGTGGCGCGGGGAACGGGATGGAGGGGTGGCTACCATGTGGAGTATTTTGTCCCGTCTAGGGCGGTGCCGGTGCTCTTGGTGTGGACGTCAAAGACGTTTTGACCGCCGAATGAGTCGGAGTCCGTATCATCCTGGTTGGAACGGAGGCCCCATTCCGCGGTGCCAGTCATGGGATCGATAGGGATGCGGCGGAGGAACTTGACTGTCTTGCCCTGGATTTCAACGCCGTTGACGAGGGTTTCGAGGTCGGGGGGATAGTTGTAGCTATCGGCTTTGGTCTGCATCCCGCCCTTATCAGCTGCGTCTTTGTAGGCGTCGATGGCGGCGCGCATCTCCCATAGGTCGCGGCGGAGCTCGCGCTCCTTGGTTCGTTTGACCTGGAAACGGGCCAATGGAATGGCTGCAGTGGCAAGGATGGAAACGATGGCCACAGTGATGATGAGTTCGACGAGGGTAAGGCCGGATTGAGGATTGCTGGGTGTAAGGGAGGAACCCACCTTCGCGCAAAAGCTGCGCGAAGGTGGAGTAACCGGATTTTCGACCGGGACCAGAGATGAAGTCACCGGGTTGTTGCGAGCGATCACTTCACATGCACCACGGCCTGCGAACCGACGGCCGGGAGATTGGCCTGGGCGCTGTTACGGGCGCCGACCTTGACGAGAGCGAGGTTGGAGTCACCGGCTGCTGTCGCCTTGAAGGTGAGGGTGGCGATACTTCCCTGCCCGTTGACGCCGGCTACATTCGGCGGGCGGGAGGTGGATATGGTAACGAGACCATTCCCCTCATCACGATGGACGATGGAGACTGCTTGACCGTCACGACTGAGCAAGTCGCCAGCGTCGACATTGACCAGTTCGAGGACACTGGGATTGAACTGGACCTGGAGCGGCACAGAATAGACGTCGCGCGCTCCATTGAGCATGATGGCAACCTGGAAAGTACTGCCTACGGGTTGGTTAGTAGCCGGAGCGTTGACGGTAAAGCTTATGGGTAAGCCACCGGTGTTAGGCGTCTGGCCCGGTGGAGTATTCAATATTTGGCCCGGCGTCGTCGGCGGGGCTATGGGCTGAGACTGCTGCTGAAGCTGCTGGACCATCGCAGCAGCCGCATTAGCTGCCGAGGTCGGCTGACCTGCCTGGGTGGGCCTCCGTGGATTTACGGGAAGAGCCAGGTCGGCGGCGGCTTGATCGGCAGTGATATTTGCCCGGCGCAGTTCGATCGACTGTCCAGTGCCGGTATCAATAGCGCGAGTATTGATACGGGTCAGAACCGACTCGCGGACGATGTGAGGAATGAGGAGGAAGACGATCTCATCCCGTTGGGTCTCTCTGGACTGGGTAGAGAAGAAGTACTTGAAAAATGGCAATTCGCCGAGGCCCGGTGTACCGCTGACACCCCTATTGTCCTGACGGGTGATGATACCGGCGAGGATACTGGGCTCGCCCTCCTTGAGTTGGATGGTTTGCTCGCTGATGCGCTGGCTGATGACGGGCTCAGTCACGCCGGAGATGGTGACGGAGCTGGTCTGCGATGAGACCTCGACCTTGAGCTTGAGGGAGACCTCGCGGTCGTAGTGGACGGTGGGGGTCATGTCGATGTTGACGCCGACGTCGAGATAGGTGAACTGAGTCTGTACTCCAATACTGGCGACGCCGGTGGAGACACCGGCGTTGTAGGAGCCAGTGGCCACGGGAATCTTGGAGCCGATCTTGAGCGTGGCACGCTGGCCGTCGGTGGCGCGGATGCTCGGGTTCTGCAGGAGGCGAGTGTCGGCATCGGACAAAAGGGCCGTAAGCGTGCCTGGGCCGACGGTGACGGCAAAGTTGGTGGCGTTCAGATTCGCCAGAGTATTGAGGGTGAAGTTGGACGGCGTAGTGGTAGTAGTGGTAGTGCTCGAAGAGGAGCTGGAGGAAGTGGTGGTGCTGGGGCTGGCCTGAGGCTGTATCGAGATGGACTGCGGGAGCGTGATCCCAAGGTTGCGCATCCGGTCGCGGTTAACCTCGAGGATTGCGACGTCAACAACAACCTCGGGACGGGCGCGGTCCAGATCGTTGAGAAGCTTTTGTGCGAGAAGCAGCTGGTCGGGGGTGGCACGGACGACGATGGCGTTCTGGCTAGGAACTAGGTTGACCTTGGTGCTGGGATCGAGGACGTTGCGAAGGGCTTGGGTGACTTCGTTCTCGTCGGCCTGTTGGCTGGCGTTGGTGAGGTAAAAGGTCTGGACGGCCTGCTCATCGAGGTCAGTGCGCTTGGTGCGGGTATTCTGGGCGACGAAGATGGTGTTGGAGGTGACAGGCTTATAGAAGGTTCCAGCGAGAGCACCAACGATGTGTAGGGCATCGGACCAGCTGACATTTGTCAGGTCGACGGGAATGCGCTTGGACGTGTAGTCGGGATCAAACAGGACGTTGAATCCAGCGGCCTTGCCAATTGCCTGATAAATGACCTTGACGTCCTCAACCATGTGGATTGCGGGGATAGGATCGTTGGACAGAGGTTTCAGCTCAACGGGGCCGGCTATGGATCCGAGGTTTCTAAGAATTTCATCCTGGTTTGACATCTGCTCTTGGGGCGGAGACGCACCTGACGGCTGCGACTGTTGCTGCTTGAGCAGAGGCTGGACTTGGTCTATTTCCTGGCTGGCGGTCTGGTTGCTAGGGTCTATCTGGAGGGCGCGTGTGAACTCGTTGAGCGCTCCGGTAAGGTCGCCGCTTTGGCGCAAGACGCGGCCGCGGTCGACGTGGGAGACAGCAGCTTGGAACTTCATGCGCTCGTAGCGCGCCTTGTAACGGAGATCCTTGGGGCTCTTGAGCAAGGCCTGATGGTAGGCTTCGTAGGCAGTGTCCCAGTCCTGATGCGCCTCGGCGGCCTCACCCTTCTTATTCCAAGAGCTTGCGGATTGGGCATGAGCCGAAGCAGAAGTAAAGCCTGCGAGGCAGGACAGAAGAAGGAGCACCTGAGCGGCGCGTATCGATAGCGTACTGATTCGTCTTTTCCCGCGACCCATGCTGCTTCCGTTTTTGTCCTTTACAGCGTGAAAAGTACGGCGTCTGCCGGAGCACACGCCTGCCACGGTGGGACGGACGCTGCCGGTGGGGGCGGTGCCTGTCAGGCTATTGCGCTCGGGTGAGTATAGCACTTGCAACTGCATTGACCTCGCTAAAGGGGAGTACGGCTTTTGAGTCATACGCTTCGCTGGACTCGGCACAGGGATCGCCTAGGACCTGCGAGAAGCCTGCGGCGCGGTAAGTTCGCGATGGAAGCCCCCCTGACGAGAATCGGTATCGAATGACAAAGGTTAGACGCGGATGTCCGCTGGTGGATAGGTGTTAGCAGGCGGTGATTGCAGGCATGTTAAAGTAAGAGATTCGATGCCTCGTTCCCTTTCTAATCCGACACTTGCCCATCAGCCCAAGCCTGTGGCGAAGGCTAAAGACCGAGATCCGGTGGCCGCAGGGCAGCGGGATGCTGCGTTCAATCGTGCGGCGAGCCATAACTACTTTCTAACGGACAGGTTCGAGGCCGGCGTGGCTCTGCGGGGCACAGAGGTAAAGTCGATCCGCGAGGGCAAGGCCAACCTCAAGGATGCCTACGGTCTGCTGAAGGATGGGGAGTGCTTTCTACTGAATGCACACATCGGGCCGTTCTCGCATGGGAACACGATGAATCATGACTCGCTGCGGACGCGGAAGCTGCTGCTGCACAAGAGCGAGGTGCGGAAGCTCGAGGCTCTGACGCGGCAAAAGGGCTTTACGTTGATTCCGACGCGACTCTATTTTCGCAACGGACGTGTAAAGTGTGAGTTGTCTCTGGCCAAAGGCAAGCAGGACTGGGACAAACGCGAGACGGAGCGGCGGCGTGAGGCCGACAAGGAAGCCAAGGCTGCAGTTGCGCGAAGTCAGCGACGGTAGAGCAGGGTAACGGCTTCCGCTGATTCTGATATTGGTTCTTTTGTGTCGGCCACGGAACTTTTACACGGGCCGCTGGGTGAGTCGCGCTACGATAAGAAGATGGAAACGAAGCTTGTCTTTCAGGATGCGGCTGGGTTCGCAACGCCAATGCTCGCTGTATTTGCGGTAGATATCGCCTTGGGTGTAGATGCGGAGCCTCTGCTGGCGTTATTGACGACCTCGGACGCAGTTACAGATGCGGCTGCGAAGGCATTGGCATCGGGCGAGTTTAAAGGGACTCTGGGGGAACAGCTGCTGCTACATGGGCCAAGCGGGCTGAAGGCCGAGCGCTTGTTGATCATAGGATTGGGCAAAGCGAAGACCCTAAGTGTTGATGAGGTGCGTAAGGGGGCAGGCACAGCAATCAGATCAGCCAAACCTAGAGGCATGCGAGAGTTGGCAATTGCGTTTCCTGAAGAACATGCGCTTTCGGACGAGCATCTCGAGGCGCTGCCCTGCGTAGGTTTGGCGCGGGCAATCGTTGAGGGCGCGGAGTTGGCGGAGATCGACTGGGATACGTACAAGAGCGATCGGAAGGACCGGTCTGTCCAAAGTCTTACGGTTGTGGCGAAAGAAACAGAGAAGTCAACGACGGCAGAGATTCATCAGGGTTTCGATGAAGGCGTGATTGTGTCGGATGCGCAGAACTTTACGCGCGCGCTGGTAAATGAGCCGGGTAATGTACTGACTCCGACGGAGTTGGGCAAACGGGCGGCTGCGATGTGCGCGGAGATGGGGCTCGCGTGCCAGGTGCACTCGACCGCTAAATTGCAGGAATTGAAGATGGGTGCGTTTGCGGCTGTCGCGCAGGGTTCGGCTGAGCCTCCCGCGTTGATCGTGATGACTTATGAACCGAAGGGAAAGGCTCTGCCGAAGGACGCTCCGGTGCTTGGACTAGTCGGTAAAGGAATTACGTTCGACACAGGGGGAATCTCGATCAAGCCGGCGGACGGCATGGAAAAGATGAAGTACGACATGGCAGGCGCGGCGGCGATGATTGGCGCTATGCGCGCGATCGCTCAACTGAAGCCGATGGTGAAGGTGGTTGGTGTGGTCTGCTCGGCGGAGAATATGCCTGATGGTCGGGCGTACAAACCAGGCGATGTCGTGACCGCGATGTCGGGCAAGACGATTGAGATTATTAACACGGATGCTGAAGGTCGGCTGGTGCTAGCCGATGGGCTGCACTATGCGAAGACGTTGGGCTGTACCCATCTGATCAATGCAGCGACTCTGACCGGGGCTTGCGTGGTGGCGTTGGGAATTCTGAATGCTGGGCTGTTTTGCAATGATGAGCCGACCGTTGAAAAGTTTTGGGAGGCGATGAAGGTATCGGGGGAGAAGTTCTGGAGACTTCCCTGCACCGATGACTATAAAGACCAGATCAAGAGCCAGATTGCGGACATCATGAATACGGGTGGAACGCGATGGGGCGGGGCTATCTCGGCAGCTATGTTTTTGAAGGAGTTTGTCGGAGAGACTCCGTGGGTGCATCTGGATATTGCGGGCTGCGCTTGGAATGACGATGTGAAGCCGTGGATTGGTAAAGGGCCGAGCGGGATTGCAGTGCGGTCGATTATTGAGTGGGTGCGGGCGTACTCTGCATAGCTTGCGTACACTACTACGCTCCCGATCGTCGCAAGGATTAGTTTTGCTGATTCAGGAGGCACAGAATGAACTGCTCAGTTACGGGAACTCTCGCCGGTTTTAAGCGGTCAGCAGTGTTACTGGCCGCGGTTGGCTTATTCTTTAGTGCCACGGATATCATCGGCCAGAGTGCTGGAGCGTCGTCCGATGCAGTCGCCTCATCGCAATACGCTAAGGGCGGCGCAGAGGCTACCCCTTGGGGTCAGGCTCTAGCAGTGGATTTTCTCTCGGATACAAAGGGAGTCGACTTCGGGCCTTACATGAGGAAAACGCTACAAACGATCAAGGCGACGTGGCTTCCCCTGCTTCCGGACGAGGCTCGGCTTCCCTTCAATCAGCAAGGTGAGACGATCATTCGTTTCACCATCAGCCCAGATGGCAAGATAAGCGCGATGCACCTGGAGGGAGGGCCTCATCAAGCTAAGTTTGATCGTGCAGCGTGGGGAGCCATTACAGGTGTTGGACAGTTTCCGCCCCTGCCGGCAGACTTCCACGGATCCGAGCTCGAGCTTCGTATTCACTTCCGCGTAAATAGTTCTGCAACCCCTTAGCGAACGAAACAGTCTGGTTCAAATGCATGGAGTGAAATTCGCTACATGCGTTCGGGGGCTTCGATGCCGAGGTAGCCGAGGGCACGGATCATCTCGCGTTGAGCTACGGCGGCGGTGGCGAGGTAAAGGGCCTTGCGGGTGGGATCGGACTCGGTGAGGATGTGGTGGCGGTGGTAGAAGTTGTTGAATTGCTGAGCTAGTTGGAAGGCGTATTTGGCGAGATATGCTGGCTCGGAGGTAGCAAGACACTGCTCGATCATGAGGGTGAGCTTAGATGTGAGCAGCCAGGTCTCCCATAGAGCGTTGGCGTCTTCGCCTTCGAGCAGAGCGGTGATGTCGAGGTCGGAGATGGCGGCGAGTGCGACTTCGGGGGTGGTATCGCCTTTGCGGAAGATGTTGGCTGCGCGAACGATTGCGTACTGAACGTAGGGGCCGGTCTCGCCTTCAAAGCTGAGGGCGTCTTTGAAATCGAACGCTATGACGGTATTGCGGGTGAAGCGGAGCATGAAGTAGCGGAGGGCGCCTACGCCGATCTGCTTGGCGATGAGTTCGCGATCCGGTTCGGTTAGGCCGGGGTGACGGGTGTCGACCTCGGCTTTGGCAGCGGCGATGAGCTGGTCGAGAAGGTCGTCGGCTTTGACACCGAAGCCTTTGCGACCGCTGACTTCGATGTAGGCCCGCTTCTGGTCCTCTTCGCTGATGGGATAGCCGAGTTCGATGGCGCAGCGTGGCGTGAGGGCGACCATC encodes:
- a CDS encoding type II secretion system protein — protein: MVATPPSRSPRHAEQGFTLLELMIVMIIIATLAAIAIPSYMNNVRHAREAVLKEDLHTMRTAIDSYTVDKEKAPQTLDDLVQAGYLKAMPVDPFTHRSDTWLAVQDDSLMTIDQTQSGISDVHSGAQETSSEGTSYNTW
- a CDS encoding M48 family metalloprotease, producing the protein MRNVARFSLAASIALSTILSYAQATQPSSTQPTNPQAASPDNQQTTEPSVQPTDTPPPPRNSKASKSTAPADSKTSNTTKPTATDTKAPDTTTSTTTDTKTPDTTKPTTVDADSKAPDTVKADSKTTDSKATDTASKKADSLPSPGEHLDPHIKPGSEDDVNAVGTRNIGGRGIGNWYSTDWEIRNGKSYSMEIEKSAHLVTDPVIVEYVNRIGQNIVKNSDCKVPFTIKVLDSDEINAMALPGGFFYVNSGLILAADEEAELAGVMAHETAHVCAHHAARQMTKMNYVQIGSIPLIIFTQGTWTGYGIYEATQLAIPITFLKFSRIDEAEADWLGLQYMYKAGYDPQAFIQFFEKIDALEKHKPGTLSKVFADHPQTPDRIAHSEDEIATIMPAKPDYIVTTSEFDDVKARLARIENKRKLNDKGNGNKPTLRRTSSGSGNNDPNNPNNGNGSSTTDDRPTLGRRN
- a CDS encoding multicopper oxidase family protein gives rise to the protein MQRRDFLRYTSLTLAQAATTRLLPAQMPMAQDHGSTPAPEGKADYTLHIAPVTVELAPERVISTIGYNGLTPGPVLRMKEGKPITVDVINSTDVPELVHWHGLLIPAEVDGVEEEATPFVPPQGRRRYQFTPRPAGSRWYHSHAMAFSDLHKGAYTGQFGFLHIDSGNDPGQYDQEIFLALRDWEPFFTTFMDDTDEEGQNDPQLEKPAVLNTAPNGLEVNSMTYSINDKSLGAGEPIRVKEGQRILLHLLNASAIENRRIALPGHKFRVIALDGNPVPSPQLVETLFLGAGERIDATVEMTNPGVWILGATEDPIRAAGLGIVVEYANQHHPPQWIKPSTLRWDYAIFSAPEGTHPTPPPDHTFDMTFEKIPSGSGKFNTWLVNGKPYPHENEFVLQQGARYRLIFRNRTDDAHPMHLHRHQLELTEINGRKTSGIIKDTVVVPYYGRASVDFTANQPGLTLFHCHIQQHMDFGFKALFRYV
- the smpB gene encoding SsrA-binding protein SmpB, with the translated sequence MPRSLSNPTLAHQPKPVAKAKDRDPVAAGQRDAAFNRAASHNYFLTDRFEAGVALRGTEVKSIREGKANLKDAYGLLKDGECFLLNAHIGPFSHGNTMNHDSLRTRKLLLHKSEVRKLEALTRQKGFTLIPTRLYFRNGRVKCELSLAKGKQDWDKRETERRREADKEAKAAVARSQRR
- a CDS encoding cohesin domain-containing protein, encoding MQLQVLYSPERNSLTGTAPTGSVRPTVAGVCSGRRRTFHAVKDKNGSSMGRGKRRISTLSIRAAQVLLLLSCLAGFTSASAHAQSASSWNKKGEAAEAHQDWDTAYEAYHQALLKSPKDLRYKARYERMKFQAAVSHVDRGRVLRQSGDLTGALNEFTRALQIDPSNQTASQEIDQVQPLLKQQQSQPSGASPPQEQMSNQDEILRNLGSIAGPVELKPLSNDPIPAIHMVEDVKVIYQAIGKAAGFNVLFDPDYTSKRIPVDLTNVSWSDALHIVGALAGTFYKPVTSNTIFVAQNTRTKRTDLDEQAVQTFYLTNASQQADENEVTQALRNVLDPSTKVNLVPSQNAIVVRATPDQLLLAQKLLNDLDRARPEVVVDVAILEVNRDRMRNLGITLPQSISIQPQASPSTTTSSSSSSSTTTTTTTPSNFTLNTLANLNATNFAVTVGPGTLTALLSDADTRLLQNPSIRATDGQRATLKIGSKIPVATGSYNAGVSTGVASIGVQTQFTYLDVGVNIDMTPTVHYDREVSLKLKVEVSSQTSSVTISGVTEPVISQRISEQTIQLKEGEPSILAGIITRQDNRGVSGTPGLGELPFFKYFFSTQSRETQRDEIVFLLIPHIVRESVLTRINTRAIDTGTGQSIELRRANITADQAAADLALPVNPRRPTQAGQPTSAANAAAAMVQQLQQQSQPIAPPTTPGQILNTPPGQTPNTGGLPISFTVNAPATNQPVGSTFQVAIMLNGARDVYSVPLQVQFNPSVLELVNVDAGDLLSRDGQAVSIVHRDEGNGLVTISTSRPPNVAGVNGQGSIATLTFKATAAGDSNLALVKVGARNSAQANLPAVGSQAVVHVK
- a CDS encoding type II secretion system protein, which gives rise to MGSSLTPSNPQSGLTLVELIITVAIVSILATAAIPLARFQVKRTKERELRRDLWEMRAAIDAYKDAADKGGMQTKADSYNYPPDLETLVNGVEIQGKTVKFLRRIPIDPMTGTAEWGLRSNQDDTDSDSFGGQNVFDVHTKSTGTALDGTKYSTW
- a CDS encoding TonB family protein; translation: MNCSVTGTLAGFKRSAVLLAAVGLFFSATDIIGQSAGASSDAVASSQYAKGGAEATPWGQALAVDFLSDTKGVDFGPYMRKTLQTIKATWLPLLPDEARLPFNQQGETIIRFTISPDGKISAMHLEGGPHQAKFDRAAWGAITGVGQFPPLPADFHGSELELRIHFRVNSSATP
- a CDS encoding leucyl aminopeptidase, with the protein product METKLVFQDAAGFATPMLAVFAVDIALGVDAEPLLALLTTSDAVTDAAAKALASGEFKGTLGEQLLLHGPSGLKAERLLIIGLGKAKTLSVDEVRKGAGTAIRSAKPRGMRELAIAFPEEHALSDEHLEALPCVGLARAIVEGAELAEIDWDTYKSDRKDRSVQSLTVVAKETEKSTTAEIHQGFDEGVIVSDAQNFTRALVNEPGNVLTPTELGKRAAAMCAEMGLACQVHSTAKLQELKMGAFAAVAQGSAEPPALIVMTYEPKGKALPKDAPVLGLVGKGITFDTGGISIKPADGMEKMKYDMAGAAAMIGAMRAIAQLKPMVKVVGVVCSAENMPDGRAYKPGDVVTAMSGKTIEIINTDAEGRLVLADGLHYAKTLGCTHLINAATLTGACVVALGILNAGLFCNDEPTVEKFWEAMKVSGEKFWRLPCTDDYKDQIKSQIADIMNTGGTRWGGAISAAMFLKEFVGETPWVHLDIAGCAWNDDVKPWIGKGPSGIAVRSIIEWVRAYSA